TGCGGCGCGCGGTGGGGCCCTCGGTCCCTGCGGCCACCGTGTGGCGACCAGGGCGCAGGCTGACTTCGGTGGGAGCGCGACCCATGTAGCGACCGTCCACCCAGACGTCGCCCCAAGGGACCACGGTCACGCGCAGCGTGCCGGGGCGGGCGTCGTCGGGGGGCGCGGTGTTGTCGTCCGGCGTGGGCGGAGCGCTCGCGTCGGGCTCGGGGGCCTCGGCGGGCGCCGTGTCTGGACCGAGAGTTGGCGCAGCGGCCGGCGCAGGACGCAGCGAGGGAGGCGCGGTGGCCTGGACAGACGGGGCGCCGAGAGGCCGACCTGCCACTGCGGCGCTGGCCGTGACGGGAAGCGAGGCCGTGGGGAGACCCGGTACCACCGTCGTCTGCGTGCGCCCGACCGTGCCCGGCGCGGAGACCGCTGCGCTGGCCGTCACAGCTGGTGCTGAGGTGGCGCCGCGGGGGCCCCGCGCGAGCGCGGCGCTGTTCGGGGGCGCATCACCCGCACGGGGCGCCGCGCGGAGCGGACCCGTCGCGAGCCACGTCGCACCCAGCAGCACGGCCGAGAGCGCCGTGACGAGCAGCGCCAACCCCAGCCCACGACGCCGCGGTGGCGCAGGCTCGGCCGTGCGCGGCGGCAGCACCACGGTCTCCGACGCAGCCTGCAAGCCCAGCGCCATGGCCGGCACGTGGTCGAGGCGCGTGTCGCCAACCTCCTCGCGCTGCGCCGCCACGTGCTCGCGTGTGTCGAGGCCGCCGCGCAGCTCGTCCACCTCACGCCCCAGCCGCCGCCGCGCTTGGTGCAGCCCGGGCAGCAGCGCCAGCTGCTCGATGAGCGCGGTGGCGCTGGGCGT
The Sandaracinaceae bacterium genome window above contains:
- a CDS encoding protein kinase, with the protein product MSETDARLFGPYQIVRRLGVGGMAETFLALRRGLHGVEQRVCLKRVLPAFAGDPSFLRQFHREASIASTLRHSGIVSVVEFGDVLGTQYLALELIDGVDLRDYLTSRPGRVLPPTLVARLALDLGYALRYAHGVEHGVVHRDVSPANVMLSRTGEIKLTDFGVARVMSSAAPTTSTGVRGKIAYMSPEQIRGEELDGRADLFALGVLLFECLCGQRPFHGGHDVEIMRRIAEGERPHVRELAPADTPPALLGAIEGLLHTDREARTPSATALIEQLALLPGLHQARRRLGREVDELRGGLDTREHVAAQREEVGDTRLDHVPAMALGLQAASETVVLPPRTAEPAPPRRRGLGLALLVTALSAVLLGATWLATGPLRAAPRAGDAPPNSAALARGPRGATSAPAVTASAAVSAPGTVGRTQTTVVPGLPTASLPVTASAAVAGRPLGAPSVQATAPPSLRPAPAAAPTLGPDTAPAEAPEPDASAPPTPDDNTAPPDDARPGTLRVTVVPWGDVWVDGRYMGRAPTEVSLRPGRHTVAAGTEGPTARRIVQIMAGQSRRVELELEP